The segment gtttaatttcaatattGTTACAAGTGATATTAGTGGTAAAACAATTTATGATAAAAATGACAATATGTGAAACTAAATTGTAAATTTAATATTCCCAAATAATGTTAAGGACTGTAAAACCTTTATAATAgtgagagttaaaaaaaaaaatccaattatGAAtgtaaagtgctttttttttctcttttgatgATAATTAAGTTCTATGTGAAATGAATCAACCTTTTAGCACCTTGAAggattgtttcatttttttcaacttttcctCCAAATCCATTCCACAAGCCACAGCCAAAACCTCTTTTCTTCAATCCCAGCAATATTTTACCTGGCTCTCTCACAAAAACCAGAGTCAGGATTTTTCTCAATCTCTCAGACATATTGTTGGTCAAGTTATAATAAAATCCAGTGCCTATTTTGTATAGCCTAAGCTTTTTAGCTTGAGGTTAATaggaaaaaaatctgaaaaaaaaaaaaaaaaaaacttaaaatgtttATACAAGAAGCCATTGATTTAAAATACATGTAATATAGAACTTTTCAATGCTTTggtcataaaatatttttcaaactaCGAACATTTTTCTTAATAATTCCTGTTCTTATAGACAGTAGTCTACTAAAAATAGGGTTTGAAATTAGGGGAAAGAGATTTTGTTCGGGTTGCTGGTTATATGATTCCAATTAAATTgagtttgggaaaaaaaaaacacaatgtgTTCTCTATAAATTATTCCAAATGGTTAAATTATAGCTCAAGCTACTTCTTTGGTCTTGAAAGGCAACATCAGTTATGTATGCTCACATGTGCTGCACTCTTATCAACCAGAGTTagattgtatatatttataatatatctgTCACGTACACTATGACCATATATGGTAACAGTTTAGGGTTGTTTTGCCGACATAGCTTGACAaagctgggaaaaaaaaacaagcatgtAATTATATGAACTCCATTGGTTCCGAAAGTTAATTGTTGTACATTAGACTGCAATGATTGGTTGGTCTGGGAGGGGtaagttgttgatcacgtgatcACGAGCTGAAACCCGGCGAAGATGCAAAATAGCCTCAGTCGTGTGTATAGATTTGTAGGGATAAGATCTAACTTGTATGTagttaagaatatatattttattcgtatcaagactcagatatattattgaatagattagttattcaagtacatttaagcattgtaactatttgtgtatagtgttttcaagttaataattaaagtaattgtttttggacgaagagaagtttcttcattgaatttagaacgtacttagatcatatttgtcaagtagtaactcctagacctagatgatcctcttatcaattggcaacattctgtatgatcgtatcatcaacatagatctgtctacttctatacgatcatcttatcgaaagatcatttcaagatcctcggcaatcacgatcattgatggcgcaatatagttcaagtctgatCGTGACAGTAGCACCATCTTAGAGTGTGACATCAACACCATTGATGATCGTGACAATATCCTAAATGATTTTTAACCAAGCTAGATGTATGACATTCTGGCACTGAGAACAACCCCCAAAAAGCAAATATTTGTAGACAAAAGGATTTCAAAACACTATTTCTTCAAGCCACAATGGCTCACAAACCcaagcattagaaaaaaaaacaacagcaaaacatttcactttaatgtaaaaatgtagTGGCTGGTAACATTTCAGCAGTTGtggccccctttttttttctaatttcatACTTTCAACATGCTTctgtttaaaacaaagaaaaagaaaataaaggatGTTTTAGCTAAAAGTACAAGTTCTTTGTTCTGTTATTAAGTTTACAACATGCTTATTTATTATGTTATTGCTTTTGCATTAGCTGTTTACCATGAAGTCAGCatacacaaatatctcaaattTCTCTTTTTGAGAGGTCATAAAAGAAGTAATATCTTTTCTGATGTTTCTATAGTTGGTCCTCAGTTAAGTAGAAAACTTGACTAACTGCCCTGAAAAAACTGTTTCTGTCAGCagtaatttaaacaattaatctTTGTTGCTTAGACATTTCATTTTCTAATAGCTGAATTGTTATGGGTAATGTTGTTAATACAGGAGCTTTTGTGGGGGTTGATGGTGTCAGTTAATAGGTCTTTTGTGATGGTGGTGATTTGTGGTGCAATTTCTGTTACAGTCGAAATGGATGCAACTAGTTGGTTTGTTGTGATGGTGATGGATGATGCTATTTCTATTGTAGGCTAAAGGTCAGATGGTGTAGgttcttgtgtttgttggttccATATAAGAAAATATCAGCCTATATAAAGCAGCAATGCTTCTTAATTCCATTAAGTGTTCAAACATGATGTTGCCAGCCTTTGGTGTACACCATCAAACCTCTCAATATGCTGAGTGTGGCTTTTGTCTCTGGATTGCCGAAATTATAACTGATTAATAGTGAGATGTCTGTATCcttcaaaatataaatcaaggctatggcacccctgtaataatgcagtgggtacggAGTCACACAGGTGTGACTAGCAAGACTGTTGctgactccttggcccaccagaaGGATCAACACCACCTAGTAAGACGGCTGTGAGTTTCCATCATGCTCTggcaacaataaaaacaaatagaaatggaagagtggtttgagtgctgggactaATTCCAAAAAGCCCATGAAGTCTGGGAGCATATAAGCCGCCCTGATTGCACTTCCCAGTGAAGCTATTAaaacacagtgcaggacaggccactgtcatGTTAGCTCAAATTTCAAACAGCTTTGGCCAAACATCGACTGCAGGGAAGAAAAGGGAAACCATGTCTCGCATCATTTAGACTGCCCCAGACTGTCTGAGAAACTACTAATTCTAGAACggtatccatccatccattgcAGTGGCCCTACAGCCAATGGAGATATCTGGCATGCTCaacacatctctccattcagatctctcctgagcaTTTTGTCTCTATGCCCAAACCCcaaactgttgtagatctgtctccacatcatcaatccattgCATTCGGGGTCTGCTTTTGGGTCACCTGCTTTTTTGGTTTTGCTGGTATACAATTTTCattcctctgttctctgacattctatCAAGGTGCCCAATGTTGTCTGTTCTATTTAGGTCTGTCACTATCGGTGGGTCTTGtatagcaccatagattttcctaagaatttttcattACCAAGTATTTTAGTAGATTTTCggttgtctttgtcagtgtccaggtctcacttgtAAACATTGGTATTGGTCTTATTATGCTTTTGTATATCATTTCCTTAGTTTTCCTTGATATTGTTTTGCTTAAGTAAAAGTGCTATAAAATGCTCTGCTATTTCTGAGTAAATTCTCGAAAGGTATGGTgacatatctctctctctatttttttaatatatatgcacaatgcaaaacagcagggtttctgtccagagctattgcaagagaggatttgaacctctcaagccctcactcaaatggagttcgATATGATATCATTGATATCCTTCATCATTTAGGCAGTCATTTGAATGCAATCAGTCACTCATTACAGTGGTACCTGGGTAATATCCTCTCTTTAATGATTTGTAACATATaccttaattttttattttttttttactggggataacaaaacacttttgtcttttttgtgcCTCATTTGATACCTCCAAAGACCCACGATACACTAAAAAACTTCCTTCCTTAAAGTGTTTTCACAATGTccaaactctagatctatttctagatctacaatttttccataTTCCATGCTCTCCTAACTTTTCCAAATTTCGTGAAACATGGTTTTCACACACTTCCCTCAAAAAAGAAGAACAGTGACGACCAGTCTAAGATGGTTATTCTTGACaattttagttctagatctaattctagatcttaaCCACTTCAAACCAAAATTATAAGGAACACAAAACACGTTTTTGCTACTAGAATCTAGGTAACTAGACCTAACTGGTCTTAACTAAAGTCACAAGTGTCTTActtaaatttaaacttaaataaaacgtaaaaaaaagTCCTGTTCCTGAACAGTCTAAGATGGTTATTCTTGACaattttagttctagatctaattctagatcttaaCCACTTCAAACCAAAATTATAAGGAACACAAAACACGTTTTTGCTACTAGAATCTAGGTAACTAGACCTAACTGGTCTTAACTAAAGTCACAAGTGTCTTActtaaatttaaacttaaatagatctaaaacgtaaaaaaaagtccttcccccccccctcccaaaaaaagttaatataCCGGTAGGCCTGACACACACATTGATGATggactagaatagatctaaactattctagatctatatattctatatagatctagattgaatgtagatctaattataaaacaatgCACAATTACAATTCCATAATAAAAAAGAAGCAATATCCACAGTGACAgtctgtgactgtgtgtgtgatAAAAGCTGTGATTGCTCACGTTAATTTCATAGGCAAGTGATTTTACGGCGCACTCAAAATTGGCACTTTCCGTTTTTCGGCGGAAGCAGTTCTCAGGAATCACTCAACAATTCAACAAGAAGATGCCGTTAGCAGGGTTTTTTCAGGTGAAACATAATCTGTTAATGAATTAAGGCTTCAATGCACTTGCTAACAAGCGCATTATTTCTACATTTGCTTAAGATTTCTTCTGTCTCATAGTATTTCTacttttatctagatctaactgtaaCTTGTTGTAGACTTAAAGAAGAATAGCCTCACTCACTCACTGACTCAGTCTCAGTCACTGCTCAGCACTGGACAGCACTCAGTGAGTCAGTCGGCTCAGACTCATTCTCAGTAGATACAGTAGAAGTCagtctagctaggcctataAAAGAGTAGCTTAGAAGAGACAGTAGGGTCATTCTAGCTAGgcccatatagatctagatttagggtTATTATGTTTGTAGGGACTATCACAAGAGTGAAGAGACAATACTCTAAACTCTAATTCTAAACGTGTAAAGGACTAAAGTAAAGTGAAAAAAAGTGCTAGTGTACTGTGTAGTCTGTTACGTCTGTACTTACTACTACTCTGtagattagtgtagatctacTAAACATACTAATGAATCTAATCTATTTTTCTAGggaggtaaaataaaaaatgtatctttgaaaaacaatttttcgttagtacatcattaaaatgctttaacagaactttccaatggtgtataaatttataaattattactGTATGTCtagaaaattatgatttttttttgtggcatttTGATTTGACCTATCATTGGTAACGTTGACATGGAACAAGTAAGAGGAGAGCTTGTCGCTGGCTAAGCTGGGCGAGACACACCCCTAGGTCTAAAGTTAAAAAGTAGTctatgatagatctacttattaagaaatttaattgtagatctagttaaatctagtattagtagtaaattTTTTTCTAGCACACAAaagctgatttcatttataattatgaactttacttgtttagaatgtaaacattgaaggaaataaattatttggtcTTGAGCTTcaagaaatgtcagagaggTGTGGACATAATAGCGGCGTTGTGACagcagaaaataaatatttaaaaagtagggTCCAAATTgaatgaaacaatttttttttcaaatgcgctTTAAAATTCGTGGGCGTATATTTaatacacaaaaacaacaaaaacaaaatcagaaTAAGTTGTAAGAGATAGAACCTAGAAATTCTCTTTTGATCatattaaaccaaaaaaatgcCATCTTGTTTCTTAAGTACCAGCCTTAAATAGTCCCCCTGTCCTTGTTTGACATTTTCAGTATTTGACAAATTTTTCTTTACAATGTAGGATTTAGAGTTAGGTTAGTCTAGAGAGTCTTTACTTGAAATAGCagaatattaaaacattaaacaaaaaattatgatTAGGTCTATTCATAGTTTTTTAGTCATTGTAGATGCACAAATCATTCTTCTCTATCAAAAGAATACAGTCCATTTGACTtaggaatgaaataaataattagtctaaatatttgtatatatgcgTGCACTGGAAATGAAAATACTATGTgtttgaaccaaaaaaaaaggaaatttttcATCCTCACTGTTAGTTAGATAAGTGCACAGTGACAGTGCATGTCTTAGAAAGGTTTTGTCATTTCTTCCTTTACTCTTACTTTACTAAGAGAAAGTTACTTGCTTAACAGTCATATGTCTTGTTGACTAGACAGTCCCTAACTTTTCCTAAtaaatgtcattgttttttcctAGTTGGCTGGAACTTCATGCAATTCCTAGCCTTCAATAGTTTTTCTCAATAGCATTCTCCAAATAATACAGACAATAATTTGTGTATTTAGAGTGTGAATTGCATTTTACTTTGTGTGATGATAGTCTCAGGATTACGGAGCtaataaatagtaaatagaGCCAGACTATTTTGGTTGTTGCATCTTAATCCTACAACTATCAAAGTTTGAatttacaaaattgtttttCATGCATTCATAAAATTGAAAACCCATTCcagtgtcattttttttcttaaacttgCTGATTATCCATTCTTACAATCAATCAAACTGATTTGTTGAGGCGTAAAAGCTGACAACTTCcatatttgttaaaaatgaCAAATACATTGACAAATTACAGACCTAAAGCATTCCTGCATGCCACATTGAATCAGTCTTAGAAATCGTCaagaactgaaaaaaaacaacatatttagatttgattcaattcaatttggcttcattcttgtagaaacatgtttttttatttattgaattttttttcttctgaaattGTGTAAAATGAATTTTAAGTTATATACAATATCGAGTGTCACTTTCtatatctttttgattttaCATGACATTTTCCTCTAACTAACCACTTTCAGACTACCAGGGGATAGAACTTGTGGACctacctacatattttgttaaaCTATCAAGATGGcagctattgtaaaaaaaatattggtgaGAACATATTTTGATAACATTTAGTCCATAACAGTCTGTGACACTTTGTATTGTAAAAACTAACTcattttacacattttgtttagtatgtttgtgtaacaacattctaataaaattgtgACAAAGTTAATGATTAGTTGCatggaaaataaaacaaaacagaaagcGTACATTTGGCTATACAGGTTTCTCTTGAAACCCAGCAATCCATAAAGTGATGTAGATTCAACTTGAATTCCTGACATTTAATCTACCATGTGCTTTAGCACTCTGACATAATACACTCTTGAAATATTTCTCaaagtttttgtttctattactttgtatttaatagtcatttttttttttagcccttcaatattttaaacaaattgattAGGATTACACTTTTGCTGTCCTCAACATTTAGGCTGCCTCTCTGGAACCAATGCAGGTGGATGTTGTAGAAGAAAATCAAAATGTTGAAGAGGAACAACATTATGTTGTGGAAAATGCAACCATAGTAAGTTGTATGTGCTCAAAGTaatttacatatattatatatacagagagaaaaGATTAGTCAAGTTCTTCAGTAGCCTTTTGGTGTTAAGTATGTACttaaaattttatgtttttaggACTTGGACCATTATGCCTCGCAGTATGTTGGTCTTGCTAGGCTTAATCGCCTTCTTTTTATTGCTGAGCACTGTAACTCCTTAAAGATTGAGGCTCTTAGAATGGCATTGAACTACACTATGAAAACCACTTTTAACACCAGCCTGTACCAAATAATTCATCACAAACTTGTTCAAGCAACTTCAGGGTaagaagaattaaaaataaatattaaaaaaacccaacttCTCTCTGGAATGTTATCAAATTTTTAGTgtctttaaatatatttctgtgCACTGAAACATGCTAATTTGAAGTGTTTACTTAGTCACTCACCATCTAACATTATCAGAAGTTGAGAAGCAGGATTACTTCTAAATTTTAGATCATTAAGTGCTttcaattggtaaaaaaaaagttgttttttttacatgtggtgttaatttaaaaaaaaaaaaaaaggaatttgtgtttattttcaacttgtttgtatttttttgcttAAGTGTAAGGACTGGCTCAAACAGTAGTTCCAACAATCTCCCTGACCTAGCTCCAGTCAACTCCATAGATACACAGTGGGTGGAAGTAACGTCAAAGAAAGCAGCTCTAAAACTGGAGAAGTTGGacactgatttaaaaaattataaaagcaACAGTATTAAAGAAAGCATCAGGTACACTGTAAGATGTAGCTCTTTTGAATGTATTCACTATCAATAACAGCAGTTACTTTTCTTAAGCATGCGCTCAATATTTATTtgcttaaatttaatttaacaaacaaaaaaaaaaatgatgcctCACAGAGTTTGTTGGGGTTTGATGTTTTTAAAAGCCACTAagtgaaaaatagtttaaatgtaacatttaattaaaacactAGTTTCAAAGAATTGAATTTAACTGTCAATAATTCAAATTGTGAAAAAATGGTTAGAATTAAAATTTAGTCTTTATCTTTATATTACTTCAATTTCATTTCACAGGAGAGGCCATGATGACCTAGGAGATCATTATTTAGATTGTGGTGATTTAAGCAATGCTTTGAAATGCTACTCCAGGGCCAGAGACTACTGTACAAGTCCCAAGCATGTGGTCAATATGTGCCTCAATGTTATCAAAGTAGGTCAGCCTTTTAGACCATTCTTGTTGgcaattttcttcttcttatttCTTATTAGTGGTAAACTACATTTCTTTGCAACTAGAgggcttcatttctctctctatcacaaCTTGACCTCTTCTCTACCTAAGCagtcttcatttctttcttgttGACCTTTTCACTGCTTTTTTCTTCAATGAGTTTGGAATGTCCtgcattctattttttttgaTGCACACAAGTAATACTATAGTTCTGTTTATTATTCTAAAggtcagtgtatatctacaaaACTGGTCACATGTGCAAAGTTATGTCAACAAAGCTGAAGCCACTCCAGATACGTCAGATGTGAGTAAAACTTTTCTTATTGCTTACAttttctttccaaacatatAACTATGATTGTGTTTTGACATCCCATGATTTTCTCTTGTTACAGAGCAGTAAAGATGCCAACCAAACAATATCCAGCAGACTGAAATGTGCAGCAGGTTTGGCTGACCTGGCTACCAGAAAGTACAAATCAGCTGCCAAATATTTTCTTCAAGTAAATTTTGA is part of the Biomphalaria glabrata chromosome 2, xgBioGlab47.1, whole genome shotgun sequence genome and harbors:
- the LOC106061164 gene encoding COP9 signalosome complex subunit 1-like isoform X4 encodes the protein MPLAGFFQAASLEPMQVDVVEENQNVEEEQHYVVENATIDLDHYASQYVGLARLNRLLFIAEHCNSLKIEALRMALNYTMKTTFNTSLYQIIHHKLVQATSGVRTGSNSSSNNLPDLAPVNSIDTQWVEVTSKKAALKLEKLDTDLKNYKSNSIKESIRRGHDDLGDHYLDCGDLSNALKCYSRARDYCTSPKHVVNMCLNVIKVSVYLQNWSHVQSYVNKAEATPDTSDSSKDANQTISSRLKCAAGLADLATRKYKSAAKYFLQVNFDLCEFPELLSPSNIATYGALCALATFDRKELQVNVISSSSFKQFLELEPQLRDIMSKFYESKYASCLTLLDELKDNLLLDMYVAPHVNTLYTQIRNRALCQYFSPYLSADMRKMAEAFNTTVGALEDELMQLILDGQIKARIDSHNKILYAKDADQRSTTFEKALIVGKEYQRRTKALILRSAVIKCQIHVRSPPREGLQGGEMSIAPASASSMVRN
- the LOC106061164 gene encoding COP9 signalosome complex subunit 1-like isoform X2, whose amino-acid sequence is MPLAGFFQAASLEPMQVDVVEENQNVEEEQHYVVENATIDLDHYASQYVGLARLNRLLFIAEHCNSLKIEALRMALNYTMKTTFNTSLYQIIHHKLVQATSGVRTGSNSSSNNLPDLAPVNSIDTQWVEVTSKKAALKLEKLDTDLKNYKSNSIKESIRRGHDDLGDHYLDCGDLSNALKCYSRARDYCTSPKHVVNMCLNVIKVSVYLQNWSHVQSYVNKAEATPDTSDSSKDANQTISSRLKCAAGLADLATRKYKSAAKYFLQVNFDLCEFPELLSPSNIATYGALCALATFDRKELQVNVISSSSFKQFLELEPQLRDIMSKFYESKYASCLTLLDELKDNLLLDMYVAPHVNTLYTQIRNRALCQYFSPYLSADMRKMAEAFNTTVGALEDELMQLILDGQIKARIDSHNKILYAKDADQRSTTFEKALIVGKEYQRRTKALILRSAVIKCQIHVRHLRVSESPKRRPTRRGNVHSTSQRQLYG
- the LOC106061164 gene encoding COP9 signalosome complex subunit 1-like isoform X1 yields the protein MAAIVKKILAASLEPMQVDVVEENQNVEEEQHYVVENATIDLDHYASQYVGLARLNRLLFIAEHCNSLKIEALRMALNYTMKTTFNTSLYQIIHHKLVQATSGVRTGSNSSSNNLPDLAPVNSIDTQWVEVTSKKAALKLEKLDTDLKNYKSNSIKESIRRGHDDLGDHYLDCGDLSNALKCYSRARDYCTSPKHVVNMCLNVIKVSVYLQNWSHVQSYVNKAEATPDTSDSSKDANQTISSRLKCAAGLADLATRKYKSAAKYFLQVNFDLCEFPELLSPSNIATYGALCALATFDRKELQVNVISSSSFKQFLELEPQLRDIMSKFYESKYASCLTLLDELKDNLLLDMYVAPHVNTLYTQIRNRALCQYFSPYLSADMRKMAEAFNTTVGALEDELMQLILDGQIKARIDSHNKILYAKDADQRSTTFEKALIVGKEYQRRTKALILRSAVIKCQIHVRHLRVSESPKRRPTRRGNVHSTSQRQLYG
- the LOC106061164 gene encoding COP9 signalosome complex subunit 1-like isoform X3, whose product is MAAIVKKILAASLEPMQVDVVEENQNVEEEQHYVVENATIDLDHYASQYVGLARLNRLLFIAEHCNSLKIEALRMALNYTMKTTFNTSLYQIIHHKLVQATSGVRTGSNSSSNNLPDLAPVNSIDTQWVEVTSKKAALKLEKLDTDLKNYKSNSIKESIRRGHDDLGDHYLDCGDLSNALKCYSRARDYCTSPKHVVNMCLNVIKVSVYLQNWSHVQSYVNKAEATPDTSDSSKDANQTISSRLKCAAGLADLATRKYKSAAKYFLQVNFDLCEFPELLSPSNIATYGALCALATFDRKELQVNVISSSSFKQFLELEPQLRDIMSKFYESKYASCLTLLDELKDNLLLDMYVAPHVNTLYTQIRNRALCQYFSPYLSADMRKMAEAFNTTVGALEDELMQLILDGQIKARIDSHNKILYAKDADQRSTTFEKALIVGKEYQRRTKALILRSAVIKCQIHVRSPPREGLQGGEMSIAPASASSMVRN